In the Flavobacterium acetivorans genome, one interval contains:
- a CDS encoding DUF1572 family protein, with product MDCNNHYLASVKKQMRYYKTIGEKAIDQLEPEQLFIVTNDDSNSISAIVKHLSGNMLSRWTDFLTSDGEKEWRERDAEFETNITSKEELLATWNKGWDCFFQAIESLKPEDLLQIIYIRNEGQTALDAINRQLAHYPYHIGQIVFYAKQLKNNAWESLSIPKNKSNSYNNDKFAQEKEIKHFTDAELKKLNKK from the coding sequence ATGGATTGCAATAACCACTATCTCGCAAGCGTAAAAAAGCAAATGCGCTATTACAAAACAATTGGCGAAAAAGCGATAGATCAATTGGAACCGGAACAGCTTTTTATTGTCACAAACGATGATTCTAACAGCATTTCGGCAATTGTAAAACATCTGTCAGGGAACATGCTGTCTCGCTGGACTGATTTTTTGACCTCTGACGGGGAAAAAGAGTGGAGAGAACGCGATGCTGAATTTGAAACCAATATCACATCCAAAGAAGAATTGTTGGCAACATGGAATAAAGGTTGGGACTGTTTTTTTCAAGCAATTGAATCGCTAAAACCGGAAGATCTTTTGCAAATTATCTATATCCGAAACGAAGGACAAACTGCATTGGACGCCATAAACAGACAATTGGCGCATTATCCTTATCACATAGGACAAATTGTATTTTATGCCAAACAATTAAAAAATAACGCCTGGGAAAGCCTTTCCATTCCCAAAAATAAATCCAATAGTTACAATAACGATAAATTTGCCCAAGAAAAAGAAATCAAACACTTTACTGATGCCGAATTAAAAAAACTAAATAAAAAATAA
- a CDS encoding TerC family protein: MEVFLNPDAWIALLTLTFLEIILGIDNIIFISIVTGKLPEEKRKKATKIGLFLAMFMRIALLFGITLLIAMKEPFFSVNWRWFSADFTGQAIILLLGGIFLIYKSTKEIHEKVDHKGEEELDLKTAATKSFGNVIFQILLIDLIFSVDSILTAVGMTNGVEGALYIMITAVVISVGVMMLFAVPVGNFVNANPSIQILGLAFLILIGFMLITESMHLSNAALVGEHVGAVPKAYLYFAIAFSLAVEFLNMKMRKKK, encoded by the coding sequence ATGGAAGTATTTTTAAATCCTGATGCTTGGATTGCCTTGTTAACGTTGACCTTTCTGGAAATTATTCTGGGAATAGACAACATAATTTTTATTTCAATCGTAACGGGAAAACTACCCGAAGAGAAACGAAAAAAAGCTACTAAAATCGGTTTGTTTCTAGCGATGTTTATGCGTATCGCTTTACTTTTTGGAATCACGTTATTAATTGCCATGAAAGAACCTTTCTTTAGTGTTAACTGGCGCTGGTTTAGTGCTGATTTTACCGGTCAAGCAATCATTTTACTATTGGGAGGAATCTTCTTGATTTATAAGAGTACGAAAGAAATTCACGAAAAAGTAGATCACAAAGGGGAAGAAGAGCTTGATTTAAAAACAGCGGCTACAAAGTCTTTTGGGAATGTTATATTCCAAATTTTACTGATTGACCTTATTTTCTCTGTTGACAGTATCTTAACTGCTGTTGGTATGACCAATGGTGTAGAAGGCGCTTTATACATTATGATAACTGCCGTTGTAATTTCTGTGGGAGTCATGATGCTTTTTGCTGTTCCTGTTGGGAATTTTGTAAATGCAAACCCTTCGATTCAAATTTTAGGTTTGGCCTTCTTAATCCTTATCGGATTTATGTTAATCACTGAAAGTATGCATTTATCCAATGCCGCTTTGGTAGGAGAACATGTAGGTGCTGTTCCTAAAGCTTATCTGTACTTTGCCATTGCATTTTCACTGGCAGTAGAATTTCTGAACATGAAAATGAGAAAAAAGAAATAG
- a CDS encoding DNA topoisomerase IV, with amino-acid sequence MNKLLLIPVLLLMCSCYNVERNCKDFKTGKFRFDYEVDGVKKTTLFERNDSIEIETFEGKTDTASIRWINDCEYVLTKLHPKNKNEAQSIAMKILTTSGNTYTFEFGMVGTGQKQKGTVTKLED; translated from the coding sequence ATGAACAAATTATTACTAATTCCTGTACTACTTTTGATGTGTTCTTGTTACAATGTGGAACGCAATTGCAAAGATTTTAAAACCGGCAAATTCCGTTTTGATTACGAAGTAGACGGTGTAAAGAAAACAACTCTTTTTGAGCGAAATGACAGCATCGAAATAGAGACTTTTGAAGGAAAGACAGATACCGCTTCAATTCGATGGATTAACGACTGTGAGTATGTTTTGACAAAATTGCACCCTAAAAATAAAAATGAAGCACAATCAATTGCAATGAAAATTTTGACAACATCAGGAAATACTTATACCTTTGAATTCGGAATGGTTGGTACGGGACAAAAGCAAAAAGGGACCGTAACAAAACTTGAAGACTAA